The Argentina anserina chromosome 5, drPotAnse1.1, whole genome shotgun sequence genome includes the window TGTGATTGTTCGGAATGTACTTGCGAATGGATCAGGTTTAAGCTGGGAACCATCTGTAATGCAGCGGGCATTTAGACAAGCAAAGAACAATCTTCACCATGATAAAGAATTGACAGTCAACGTCACTGATTGCTTGGACTGGACTTCCTCAAAAATCAACATATCCCAATTCTTTAATGGATATTCCAAGGGACTGTTTTATGAGACGGGATGGCCTCAGAATCTCAAGCTCAATGACTTCTCGTCATCTGCTGAGTTTCATAATCGTCTCCCTCGGCATTGTGAGGAATTTTTATGGTGTCTGCCTTTCAAGGAGTATACTCACCCCAGCAATGGAACTCTGAACCTTGCTACATACTTGCCTCCCACCTCGGTGAAACCGGACATGGGTCCAAAAACATATATTGCCTATGGTCTTGCCGATGAGCTTGGACGGGGAGATTCTGTAACCAGGCTTCACTGCAATATGTCTGATGCGGTtaacattctgatacatacaGCTGAAGTGGCCCTTACAACTGAACAACTTACAACTATAGAGAAGTTGAAGAAAAAGCACAGGGAGCTAGATGAAAGGCATATATTTGGAAATTTTCACACTAGTGCTGAAAATAGAAGTGAACCTCAGCAAGAATCAGCTGAAAGATGTGAAGATGGAGGTGCTATATGGGACATATTCCGGATCCAGGATGTTCCCCTGCTGGAGAAATACATCCACAAGCATGTGAATGAATTTATGCATGTGCTTGGTGATCCTTTGCAGTTTGTTACTCATGCTATACATGATCAGACTGTTTATCTCACTAAGGAGCACAAGAGGAAGCTCAAGGAGGAATTTGATATTGAGCCGTGGACGTTTGTCCAAAAACTTGGAGATGCCGTTTTCATTCCTGCGGGTTGCCCTCATCAGGTAAGGAACTTAAAGTCTTGCATCAAAATTGCAGTGGACTTTGTTTCCCCTGACAATGTGGGTGAGTGTTTTCGTTTGACGGAAGAATTTCGCACACTTCCAACAAACCACAGAGCCAGTGAGGACAACCTGGAGGTGAAGAAAATGATTGTGCATGCTGTTTGTGAAGCTGTGAAGGAGATTTCTGCTGAGAAAGTGACAAAGAGGGCAATGGCTGCCAAGGATATGTGTGCAAGGCGGGCAAGGGTTGTGAAGGCAAAGAGAGCCAAGGCTGTGACAGCAAAGTGGGCAAGGGCTGTGAAGGCAAAAACAGCAAAGAGGGCAGCGGCTCCCCTGGACTGGTCTACTGTACATGGTTATTATCAAGCTGTGAACAAGATTTGTGCTGCCAGTTTGACAAAGAGGGCAAAGAGGGCAACACGACGCTCATCGAGTATTTGCCATCAGTGTCAGACAACTTCTAGGGGACGAATTTTGTGGTGCACAAGTTGTCTAGGTAAGGGAATGGAGACGAGGTATTGTATCCCTTGCATACAGAGATGGTATCCCAACACGTCAGAGTCAACCATTGCTAAGGCTTGTCCTTTGTGCCTCGGCAACTGCAACTGCAAAGCCTGCCTTCATAGGGATGTGCCTGTCAGGTGTTTACAGGAGCCAGACCCAAAAAAGGCAGCCTATCTGGAGCACTGTAAATACTTGCTTCATCAGCTGATTCCTTATTTGGAGAGGATTAGGGATGAGCAGGTGTTTGAAATGTTGGTCGAAGCTAAGGGGCAGGGATTACATGATGTTTCGAAGCTCAAGGTTGTGAAGGCTACTTGTGGTGAAGCTGAGCATACGTACTGCAAAAACTGCAGGACTTCATTGTTTGATTTTCATAGAACTTGTCCTGAGTGTAAGTATGACCTGTGCCTCAGTTGCTGCCGGGAGGTTCGAGATGGCATGTGGAAGAGGAGAGGGGTGGATGAGAAAGCTCGAGGGTCTACATTTGAGTGGAGAGCAAGTGAAGATGGAAACATTCTCTGCCCCCCAACACAAATAAATGGTTGTGGGAAGCATAATTTGGAATTGAGGTGCATTTTTTCTCAGAGTCATGTCGTAGAATTGGTAACAAAAGCAGCAGAAATAGATGCAAGTTATAATTGTTTGCCTGATCAAAGTGAAACATGTGCATACAAGTGTTCATGTGTTAAACCTGTGGATCATGCTATTAGCTCAAGTTTCAGCAGCAGCTGTATGTTAAAGAAAGCAGCTTCTAGAGTTTCTGATGATAACTACTTGTTCTGTCCAAGGGTTGAACAAATCCAAGATAAGGATTTTGGGCATTTTCAGTGGCATTGGAAGAGGGGTGAGCCTGTGATCGTGAGCAATGCACTTGCAAATGGATCAGGTGTAAGCTGGGAACCATCTGTCTTGTGGCGGGAATTTGGACATGtaaacaaaatcaataatGATGCTGATTTGATATTTCGTGCCATTAATTGCTGGGATTGGTGTTCTATGGAAATCAACATCATCCATTTCTTTACTGGATATTTCAATGGACGGTCATATGAGACAGGTTGGCCTCAGAATCTCAAGCTCAATGACTTCCCATTATCTACTGAGTTTCACAATCGTCTTCCCCTGCATGGTGAGGAATTTTTATGTTGTCTGCCTTTCAAGGAGTATACTCACCCCGGCAAGGCAACTCTGAACCTTGCTAACTACTTGCCACCTACCTCAGTAAAGCCGAACATGGGTCCAAAAACATATATTGCCTATGGGTTTGCACAGGAGCTTGGACGGGGAGATTCTGTCACCAAGCTTCACTGCAATATGTCTGATACAGTAAATATTTTGACACATACAACTGCACAACTTGCAACAACTGCACAACTTGCAGTTATAGATAAGTTGAAGAAAAACTACAGGGAGCAAGACGAAAGAGAGTTATTTGGGAATTGTTACACAAGTGCTGGAAATAGGATTGAACCTAAAGAAGAATCAGCTGATGCTTGTGAGGATGAAGGTGCTGTATGGGACATTTTCCGAATCCAAGATGTTCCGATGCTGGAGAAATACATTTATAAGCACGTCAACGAATTTAGGCATGTGCTCGGTAATCCTTTGCAGCGTCTTAATCATGCTATACATGATCAGACAATTTATCTCACTGCGGGGCACAAGAGGAAGCTTAAGGAGGAATTCGGAATTGAGCCCTGGACATTTGTTCAAAAACTTGGAGATGCTgtcttcattcctgcaggttGTCCTCATCAGGTGAGGAACTTAAAGTCTTGTATCAAAGTTGCACTGGACTTTGTTTCTCCTGAGAATGTGGGCGAGTGCCTTCGTTTGACGGAAGAATTCCGCACATTTACTACAAACAATGGAGCCAATGAGGACAAGCTGGGGGTGAAGAAAATGATTGTGCATGCTGTTTGTGAAGCTGTGAAGGAGATTTCTGCTGAAAATGTGATGACTAAGGATGTGTGTCCTTGGGAAGGCTCAAGGGAATTAAGGCGTACTGTTTGTGAAGCTGTGAAGGATATTTCTTCTGAGAATGTGACAAAGAGGACTGAGACGGCAAGTGTTGTGAACGCAAAGCAGGGACGGGCTCCCTTAGATCAGCGGCGATTGTGCCATCAGTGTCAGAGTTTTGTTCAGGGACAACTGCTTTGTTGCAGAAGTTGTTTGCAAAGAGGTTGGGGAATGAGGAAAAGGTATTGTATCCCTTGCAAAAAGAGATGGTATCCCAACACATCAGGGTCCGCCATTGTTAAGGCTTGTCCTGTGTGCCGCGGAAACTGCAACTGCACAGCCTGCCTTCATTTGGATGTCCCTATCAGGTGTTTGCAGAATCTAGACGTGAAAATCAACGAGGGTACCAAGCTGGAACACTGTAAATACTTGATTCATCAGCTACTTCCCTATTTGAGGAGGATTAGGGATGAACAGGTGATCGAGATGCTGGTCGAAGCTAAAAGGCAGGGAATACGTGACCTTTCAGAGCTCAAGGTGAAGAAGGCTAATTGTGGTAAAAATGTGCGTATGTACTGCAACAATTGCAGCACTTCGATATTTGATTTTCATAGGACTTGTCCCAAGTGTGAGTATGATCTGTGTCTCAGTTGTTGCGGGGAAATTCGAGATGGCAAGTGGAAGAAGAGAGGGAATCAGGAATCTCAAATGTCCACATTCGAGTGGAGAGCAAGTGAAGATGGAAGCATTGTCTGCCCCTCAACAGAAATGAAAGGGTGTGGTAGGCATTATTTAGACTTGAGGTGCAAATTTTCTCAGAATCATGTTATAGAATTGGTAGAAAAAGCAGGGAATATAGATTCAAGTTACAATTTTCTACCTGATAGGAGTGAAACTTGTGCATACAAGTGTTCGTGTGTTAAACCTGTGGGTGATGCTGTTCACTCAAGTAGCAATAGTTGTAAGAAAGCAGCTTCTAGAGTTTCTGATGATAACTACTTGTTCTGTCCAAAGGTTGGACAAATCCAAGATAAGGATTTTGCACATTTTCAGTGGCATTGGAAGAGGGGTGAGCCTGTAATCGTTAGCAATGCACTTGATAATGGATCAGGTTTAAGCTGGGCACCATCTGTGATGTGGCGGGCATTTCGAAAGGTGAAGAAACTTATAAATGATTGTGACTTGACATACCTCACCATTGATTGCTGGGATTGGTGTGCTATTGAAATCAATGTCCTCCATTTCTTTTGTGGATATTCGAATGGGCGGTCTTATAGGTCAGGATGGCCTCAGAATCTCAAGCTCATTGACTTCCCAGAATCTACTGAGTTTCACAAACGTCTTCCTCGGCATGGCAAGGAGTTTTTATGTTGTCTGCCCTTCAAGGAGTATACTCACCCCAACAAGGGTTCTCTGAACCTTGCTACTTACTTGCCACCTACCTCAATAAAGCCAGACATGGGTCCAAAAACATATATTGCATATGGTTTTGCACAGGAGCTTGAACGGGGAGATTCTGTCACCAAGCTTCACTGCAATATGTCTGATGCGGTTAATATTCTGACACATACAGCTGAAGTGGCCCTTAGAACTGAACAACTTGTATCTATAGagaagttgaagaagaagCACAGGGAGCAAGACCAAAGAGAGATTTTTGGGAATTGCCACCCTATTGCTGGTAAAGAAAGTGGGTCTCAGCAAGAACCAGCTGAAGTATGTGAGGATGGAGGTGCATTATGGGACATTTTCCGGATCCAGGATGTTCCACTGCTGGAGAAATACATCCACAAGCACGTGAATGAATTGAGGCATGTGCTCGGTAAGCCTTTGCAGCGTGTTACTCATGCTATACATGATCAGACTGTTTATCTCACTGTGGAGCACAAGAGGAAGCTGAAGGAGGAATTTGGTATCGAGCCGTGGACGTTTGTCCAAAAACATGGAGATGCTGTTTTTATTCCTGCTGGTTGTCCTCATCAGGTGAGGAACTTGAAGTCTTGTACTAAAGTTTCACTGGACTTTGTTTCCCCTGAGAATGTGGGTGAGTGTGTTCGTTTGACAGAAGAGTTTCGGACACTTCCCAAAAACCACATAGCCAGTGAGGACAAGTTAGAGGTGAAGAAAATGATTGTGCATGCTGTATGTGAAGCTGTGAAGGAAATTTCTGGTGAGAATTCGATGATGAAGATGTGAGGCCTAGGGAAGGCGCAAGGGAAGTAAGGCAAAGTCTAAGGCCCAAGTCTAACAAAATGTAATGGTATGCATCATAGCTTAGAACCTATCTacttaatatataaattatcagtCTCTttcttgttcatcttccattCGGAAGGGGTTTAATGTGCACCTGCTCACCTCTCTGACTCTGAGTATTTCCAGCTGACAAGAAACCATTACagtaaagataaaaaaatcCCAATTTATTAGAGCAGGCTGCATTTCTTTTACATAATTCAGTCTTTTCTAACCTTTTCTCAAAACTGAATTTTTGTTTGTCACCTATTTCCCTTACTTTCCTTTGTTTCACTGTAAAAGCTGTTATCTTTTGGTCAATTTAAAgccattatataaataattatatatatatatatgttcagtTAAGAATGTTGTATCAACTTTTCGCTCTTGCTGGAATTCAGGACCTTTCGTCCTCCTTGTGTTCTCAAGAATCTGATGGAAATTTATTTGTGCTGAAATTTCTGCAATGCTAAGAGGGTTTGACTGGAGTAAGTCCTTGGATTTTGATGACATTATTGTGGAGAATTATTCAGACCAACTTTTGTTTTGCTGTTTCTGGAAACTGCATCAACACGTTGCTGGGAAATAGAATTCTTAGAGCAGCAGCTGGATTGAAGCACTGTAGCAGATTgatttgttcttttctttgaggTAGTCAAGTTTTACTTCAAGTCTTCCAATTCTTGAGTTTACTTACTCAAGTTGATTGATCTTGAGATGAAATCTCTCAAGTTGTTCTAGCAACTTTTCTGCAATCTTGTTGCTGGATAGATGATTTAGGAATTCTACCAAACTTGGCTGCACTGGGTCAAGTTCTTAAACTCCTATTTCTCACTGAAAATGAGACAATTCGTCGTAGAGTGTATTTAGTACTTTACACACGTACTCTATCGAGTACTGATTTTCTTGGATATGTCTGGAATGAAAACACTTTCCACTTATCCGAATCTTTTGTAATACAATTGGATTGATAACtttttggtttggattctATCTTGTTGGTTGAGAGAAGCCAACTTTGTGGCATAAGGCGTTTTGCCTACCAGCTTTTGAGCAAAGCAGGCTTTGATACCAGCTGTGGCGGACCTAACTGATGCTCAAAATATCCAAAGGCTTTTGATCTTCTTCAAAGATTTCTTGAAGTGATGCAATTTCTTCCCTTGTGTGGTAGATTTGTTGTtggatattatatataatatcctAATAATCTTGGGTATTTCTAGGGagattatttctattttttacgagtcttttttcttttgttttggctTCTTGTAGTTCTTTAAAGGATAATTTAGCAAAAGCTAATAATTCAAGTCTGGTAGCTATTAAAATGTTATATGAAGATAAAATAACTGTCTACCTTTAAGTATTGAGGATAGATTTAAATATTTGCAATATgttgaataaataaattcaaCTTAATAAGCCCATCATGTTTCGTCAAAatttttaaacttttaaaaATAAACCAAGGAAGAATATactagagtttttttttatatagttttttttatgaaagcTAACAGAATATTCTAAAATAAACGGAGACCCCTTGTTGttatcaaaattagaatttaagTATCATATTGTCAACTTTATAAGTTTAAGTATCCCGTTGCCCTGCACACTAAGAGTTGAGGTACCATTGAAGTACTTATCCCAAACGCACGCGCAGTATATTTGGTAGAAAAAAATGCACTCTTTAGagtcatttaaaaaaaagcaTCATATGGAGAACTATATATGTGTTCAACGTATTACCTAgactaaataaataaataaataaatacacgTGCGATTTCTCCCCTTAAATGATCCACTACCGCGTGGGAGGGTGCCCGCCATGTCTAGTCTCATGAATGGATCAATGAGATTTCATGCATAAAGTTTTAGAGGTACGTGAGACTTTGATCCTCCTAACATCTTCAGCTTCCTCTCTTGAACTAGTATAGATTTCTTTTCTCATACAGTTTAATTTGGGAAAATTCTATACAGAATGCCAGTGGCAGATCCTAGATGGGTGCTTAGGGAAGCTTGATCTAAAATTGTAATCTAGGGAGAGTTTGAAATTTGGCCGAaggtaaaaatatttttttttgacaatgtaCACAAAAGATGGGATTCAACCAATGTACACAAAATACTATGTGATTCACACTTTTGAAATGATTGTTTTATATTATCTGTATCAAAATACCTCCAAGCATATGTAACCGAGAGTAGATGGAAAGCACACGCAGAAAGCTAGAAATCCCAAATGGGAAATCCCCAATTCAATCATGATATCTCGTGCTACTAGAGGAGTAGATGCCGCACATAACTTCTTAGTGGAATGGTGGAATGAGTCCAATTCTAAGTGCAATCTATGACTCTAATTTAAGAACTAGGCTTTAATATTTAGGGTTAAAGATTTAATTTTAtggaaaaaaagaggaaaaaagacagagagagaaagataaagaaaaaaaaaattggtggtCTGTGTGAGATTTGAGAGGTTGGTGTGGGAGGAGATTGAGTGTGAGTGGGTGTATGTGTATGTGTTAGTGAGAGATTGAGTGTGGAAGAGAGTATGTAATACTAGctctaattaaaaaaaaattaatactaatttttttttctaatcaaCTAGCATCCCTAATCTTTGAAAGGATACGCCCCTCCAGAATGCTGAACTTGCTCCAATTTCCCGAGGGAAGACACTAAATGGTAAAATATAGTAAGCTGTAAGCTTGGCTCTGTTGTTCACAGTTTCTTTAGTTCGATCTGTATTTTTTGGATTCCATGCATGAGGGCTATATTGGAGATTCAAATGGTTTACTTGCTTATGATATAAGCTCTGGGAATGTCATTGATATTGTCCTCGTTCATGAGTGCTCTTTCTCCCTTGTGACTTACTTTCTTCTCAAACACATGTATACAGGTAAATCATTTGGAGTTGCTTGCATTCGGGTTCCTTAATTTCACTCCGTAGATTCAAGTCTATAAAACCACAACCTATGCCCAACTAGGAAATGGTGAAGTGGGAAAAACGTGTATGGTAGTTGTTATTTTCCTGTACATAAAGTTCTCTGATCTGGGAGGGGATGTATCCTCAAGAATTGCATCTTGTGCTCATTAATTAAGTCTCAAATATTCAAGTATGATATAGTCTCCAATCGCCTGTATACGGGTTTAATTTTCTTAACGCTTGATTAATTTTCTCTTGAAGAATGTTTAATGACTATGAGGATGAGTACAGGATGCGTTGCAACATAGAAACATAAAGATCCTTATGagtgaatcgaatcatgtagATTAGAGCAAGCATGCATATAAGTTTGGTCCTGCTGTTACTTTGGAGCAATGTTTTACTCGCCCTACACTCCAATGCACCCGATTTCCACCCCAAGACTTGCCTAGGGCTTAAAAAGCTCAAGACTTACTCGAAAAAGAGTAAAAAAGACGCAGTGGCGCAAAAGACACACGTTAaggtgcaaaaaaaaaaaagcgtaAAAAACGCGCATTTGTGCGCGCTCCcaggtttttttattttttttaaacaccTAAAACACATCGTTTTGGATGATTAACGAAACGTAGAGAACAAAAGATGAGAGAGTCTTGGAGCTGCATTGCATTTGAAGTAACCACATCGCAGAGCCGCATCGCAGAGACGCTACCACAGATcgatttgttcttgttctttagGAGTTTTACTTGATCGATCTGTTCTTGGCTTTGAAGGTATGATACCGATCAATCTGTTATTGCTTGATCGATAAATCTGTTCTTGCTTCTCATACTCATATGAGATCTTatcattgatttgaatttTATCTAACACATAATTGTATGTTATGAACTGTTGTAGTCTGATTTATCTTATATGCATTTGGGTATTCATTACTGCTATGATAATTGTCTGTCATTCATGTTATTGGGTTTTGTCAAGTTGTTGAATTTTATGAGAAgcattgtgatttttttaggtCAATTTTATGACTTCTTAGCTGATCAATTTGAGGAAAGAGCTAGGACTCTTTGCTGTGAGCCCCTTAGCAAATTAGCTGAAAAAGTATATCTAGGTTTTGGAGAGTACGACTAGATTCATGTTAACCCAAACGTCAGTTCTCGGTGGAAATGGTTGAAGATTAACATTGTAGTTTATATGCTAGTAATACTACATGTTTGAGAATGTCTGCAGCTAGTACTCTTCATGTGGTTTGTAGGTCATACGATTTAACCAAGATCAAGCTTGTGGTTATGTGCTTACTAAGAGTAGCTGTGCAGAGCGAAGTCTGTCCACATATACTTTCCTGTGTTTCTTGTCAGCATTGTGATCTCCTTTTCCATgatgaaattataatttttttttgggaataTTTTAAGAACAATACACCAAGTTTTATCCATTGAGAATTATGATCTATAAACTTTTAAAACTACCATATTGGTCCATAAATTTACAAATTGGGCACACTTTTAGTACATGTCATTAATAACACCATCGACCTTATTTTATTATTCATCTTTTAGAAGctaatcaaatattttcaccCTTATATCCATTTCAATCTCCACCTCCATTCCGATGTCAATCATCACCTCAGCCATCTTTGTAAaagtaacaaataacaaaatccACAAACCCAAAATTACATAGAAATCCCAAAGCATATCCAATA containing:
- the LOC126794417 gene encoding uncharacterized protein LOC126794417 produces the protein MAASLSPRGTKRPNAGVGGLEDILGILNAAPKLAPWGRKRWRTGCEGISGIQEENPQQLNRNQSGTAAMDGGDSMMCHQCRKKGSGRVVPCSWCRSKRFCMECIKKWYPRQSVQFIADACPVCRGYCNCKACLGIVRSIEDSCPKLDEKTKREHCKYLIHQLLPYLTSIRDEQVSEMVFEVRRRRLEDVRELIVEERSGNVGQSLCCSNCRASIFDFHRSCPGCGYDLCLSCCQEIRDIAELEWKSGALECRASKYGDIYCPPAYCGKHRLELRCVFNQNYVVELVEKAKEIDARYNVIDRSSEPFVYKCICASPVGNATRSSRSRGKLRKAASREGSDDNYLFCPRVGESGNEDFGHFQCHLKMGEPVIVRNVLANGSGLSWEPSVMQRAFRQAKNNLHHDKELTVNVTDCLDWTSSKINISQFFNGYSKGLFYETGWPQNLKLNDFSSSAEFHNRLPRHCEEFLWCLPFKEYTHPSNGTLNLATYLPPTSVKPDMGPKTYIAYGLADELGRGDSVTRLHCNMSDAVNILIHTAEVALTTEQLTTIEKLKKKHRELDERHIFGNFHTSAENRSEPQQESAERCEDGGAIWDIFRIQDVPLLEKYIHKHVNEFMHVLGDPLQFVTHAIHDQTVYLTKEHKRKLKEEFDIEPWTFVQKLGDAVFIPAGCPHQVRNLKSCIKIAVDFVSPDNVGECFRLTEEFRTLPTNHRASEDNLEVKKMIVHAVCEAVKEISAEKVTKRAMAAKDMCARRARVVKAKRAKAVTAKWARAVKAKTAKRAAAPLDWSTVHGYYQAVNKICAASLTKRAKRATRRSSSICHQCQTTSRGRILWCTSCLGKGMETRYCIPCIQRWYPNTSESTIAKACPLCLGNCNCKACLHRDVPVRCLQEPDPKKAAYLEHCKYLLHQLIPYLERIRDEQVFEMLVEAKGQGLHDVSKLKVVKATCGEAEHTYCKNCRTSLFDFHRTCPECKYDLCLSCCREVRDGMWKRRGVDEKARGSTFEWRASEDGNILCPPTQINGCGKHNLELRCIFSQSHVVELVTKAAEIDASYNCLPDQSETCAYKCSCVKPVDHAISSSFSSSCMLKKAASRVSDDNYLFCPRVEQIQDKDFGHFQWHWKRGEPVIVSNALANGSGVSWEPSVLWREFGHVNKINNDADLIFRAINCWDWCSMEINIIHFFTGYFNGRSYETGWPQNLKLNDFPLSTEFHNRLPLHGEEFLCCLPFKEYTHPGKATLNLANYLPPTSVKPNMGPKTYIAYGFAQELGRGDSVTKLHCNMSDTVNILTHTTAQLATTAQLAVIDKLKKNYREQDERELFGNCYTSAGNRIEPKEESADACEDEGAVWDIFRIQDVPMLEKYIYKHVNEFRHVLGNPLQRLNHAIHDQTIYLTAGHKRKLKEEFGIEPWTFVQKLGDAVFIPAGCPHQVRNLKSCIKVALDFVSPENVGECLRLTEEFRTFTTNNGANEDKLGVKKMIVHAVCEAVKEISAENVMTKDVCPWEGSRELRRTVCEAVKDISSENVTKRTETASVVNAKQGRAPLDQRRLCHQCQSFVQGQLLCCRSCLQRGWGMRKRYCIPCKKRWYPNTSGSAIVKACPVCRGNCNCTACLHLDVPIRCLQNLDVKINEGTKLEHCKYLIHQLLPYLRRIRDEQVIEMLVEAKRQGIRDLSELKVKKANCGKNVRMYCNNCSTSIFDFHRTCPKCEYDLCLSCCGEIRDGKWKKRGNQESQMSTFEWRASEDGSIVCPSTEMKGCGRHYLDLRCKFSQNHVIELVEKAGNIDSSYNFLPDRSETCAYKCSCVKPVGDAVHSSSNSCKKAASRVSDDNYLFCPKVGQIQDKDFAHFQWHWKRGEPVIVSNALDNGSGLSWAPSVMWRAFRKVKKLINDCDLTYLTIDCWDWCAIEINVLHFFCGYSNGRSYRSGWPQNLKLIDFPESTEFHKRLPRHGKEFLCCLPFKEYTHPNKGSLNLATYLPPTSIKPDMGPKTYIAYGFAQELERGDSVTKLHCNMSDAVNILTHTAEVALRTEQLVSIEKLKKKHREQDQREIFGNCHPIAGKESGSQQEPAEVCEDGGALWDIFRIQDVPLLEKYIHKHVNELRHVLGKPLQRVTHAIHDQTVYLTVEHKRKLKEEFGIEPWTFVQKHGDAVFIPAGCPHQVRNLKSCTKVSLDFVSPENVGECVRLTEEFRTLPKNHIASEDKLEVKKMIVHAVCEAVKEISGENSMMKM